A window of Sutcliffiella cohnii contains these coding sequences:
- a CDS encoding rhodanese-like domain-containing protein: MHTKSKVDEILPEEVSKKIDEGKAKSIIDVREHEEVAQGKIPGAYHIPLGELEDRLNEIDSEKEHIMVCRSGSRSGKASEFLQDKGYKVKNMVGGMLNWEDEVEKP, translated from the coding sequence ATGCATACTAAGTCAAAAGTTGATGAAATATTACCTGAAGAAGTATCAAAGAAAATAGATGAAGGAAAAGCAAAAAGTATTATCGATGTACGTGAACATGAAGAAGTAGCGCAAGGGAAAATACCAGGTGCTTACCATATTCCTTTAGGAGAGCTTGAAGATCGGCTAAATGAAATAGATTCTGAAAAAGAGCACATTATGGTATGTCGATCAGGAAGTCGGAGTGGGAAGGCTTCAGAGTTTTTACAAGATAAGGGGTATAAAGTGAAAAATATGGTTGGTGGGATGTTAAATTGGGAAGATGAAGTTGAAAAACCGTAA
- a CDS encoding IS110 family transposase: MVYSTLNHIQGKIGSRWAQFVRETGVENILIVAIDAAKYTPKAMIASFYGEILEKPFDIDASMSGFTKLKTLIGRHKVRANTRVVVGIETTGHYYEHLVFKCHLEGYHVRTINAATTAKERDALLNWSKTDNLDLMAIVQSIIHGRGTSNELPTGEILQLRKLTRARRELISERTKTKNLILMHMDHIFREYQGKTVWVNGKKSFAKPLTNVFGKAARYLMRHYPHPSDILKLGEEGLRDLSIRENLKLRDKSIKLLLEFAEGSISLPKEQLDADIFLLIQKLDRLDFVDNQIKILERKIEDLFVVMDGAVVLSVQGIGLVTGAELVAEMGELSDFDESGQLIKLAGTNPIVKQSGDNRPSYYGVSKQGRRSFRNIVYQVGRSLAVNNPEMHQRYQKLRERGKHSRQAYIALGNRMIRLAFAMIRNRTLYQTEDKKYVLLEEISKKIRKTNVKKFFETHVSSIKCAS; encoded by the coding sequence ATGGTATATTCAACATTAAATCATATTCAAGGTAAGATTGGAAGTCGATGGGCGCAATTTGTGAGAGAGACTGGAGTAGAGAATATTTTAATTGTAGCGATTGATGCAGCTAAATATACTCCCAAAGCTATGATTGCTTCGTTTTATGGAGAAATATTAGAAAAACCATTTGATATAGATGCTTCTATGTCTGGTTTTACTAAGCTAAAAACTCTTATTGGAAGACATAAAGTAAGAGCTAATACGCGAGTGGTGGTCGGCATTGAAACTACTGGACATTACTACGAACATTTAGTCTTTAAATGTCACCTTGAGGGGTATCATGTACGAACAATAAATGCAGCTACTACTGCCAAAGAAAGAGATGCATTATTGAATTGGTCTAAGACGGATAATCTGGACTTAATGGCGATTGTTCAATCTATCATTCATGGTAGGGGTACCTCTAACGAGTTACCTACAGGGGAGATACTTCAACTCCGAAAGTTAACAAGAGCCAGGAGAGAACTAATTTCAGAGAGAACTAAAACGAAGAACCTCATCCTAATGCATATGGATCATATCTTTCGAGAGTACCAGGGGAAAACAGTATGGGTTAATGGGAAAAAAAGCTTTGCTAAACCTTTGACTAATGTATTTGGTAAAGCAGCTAGATATTTAATGAGGCACTATCCTCATCCCTCCGACATCTTAAAGTTAGGGGAAGAAGGATTAAGAGACTTATCAATACGTGAGAACTTAAAACTCCGAGATAAATCTATTAAACTCTTGTTAGAATTTGCAGAAGGTTCCATCTCCCTTCCTAAGGAACAGCTAGATGCTGATATTTTCTTGCTTATTCAAAAATTAGATAGGCTTGATTTTGTAGACAATCAAATAAAGATTTTAGAACGCAAGATAGAAGATTTATTTGTAGTGATGGATGGCGCAGTTGTTCTTTCTGTACAAGGAATTGGATTAGTAACAGGTGCAGAATTAGTGGCGGAAATGGGAGAACTCTCTGATTTTGATGAGTCTGGACAACTGATTAAATTGGCTGGTACAAATCCTATCGTCAAGCAGTCAGGAGATAACAGACCATCTTATTACGGAGTTTCCAAACAAGGTAGGCGATCTTTTAGAAATATTGTATATCAAGTTGGAAGGTCCTTAGCTGTTAATAACCCTGAGATGCACCAACGGTACCAGAAATTGAGGGAAAGAGGAAAACATTCGCGTCAAGCATATATTGCTTTAGGTAACAGAATGATTAGACTTGCGTTCGCTATGATTCGTAACCGTACTCTCTATCAAACAGAGGATAAAAAATATGTCCTTCTCGAAGAGATTAGTAAAAAAATCCGTAAAACGAATGTAAAAAAATTCTTTGAAACACATGTCTCATCCATTAAATGCGCTAGTTAA
- the thiC gene encoding phosphomethylpyrimidine synthase ThiC — protein sequence MSLTTSSLNKQSISIMSNFNGSKKVYVEGSRPDIKVPMREIELSPTTGSFGEEDNPPVRVYDTSGPYTDPNYSIDITKGLPALRSSWIQERGDVEEYKGRDIKPQDNGYRDENDPRTTQNMFPGLKRKPLRAQKGKNVTQLHYAKKGMITPEMEFIAIRENMDPEFVRDEVARGRAIIPANINHPEIEPMIIGRNFHVKINANIGNSAVTSSIENEVEKMTWATRWGADNIMDLSTGKHIHTTREWIIRNSPVPVGTVPIYQALEKVNGVAEDLTWEIYRDTLIEQAEQGVDYFTIHAGVLLRYVPLTAKRVTGIVSRGGSIMAQWCLYHHQENFLYTHFEEICEIMKAYDISFSLGDGLRPGSIADANDEAQFAELETLGELTKIAWKHDVQVMVEGPGHVPMHLIKENMDKQLEVCQEAPFYTLGPLTTDIAPGYDHITSAIGAAMIGWYGTAMLCYVTPKEHLGLPNKEDVRVGVVTYKIAAHAADLAKGHPGAQKRDDALSKARFEFRWRDQFNLSLDPERALEYHDETLPAEGAKTAHFCSMCGPKFCSMRISQDIRNYAKENKLDTNEAIEVGMKEKAEQFRLLGGNIYQ from the coding sequence ATGTCATTAACAACATCTTCATTAAACAAGCAAAGTATTTCCATCATGTCTAACTTTAATGGTAGTAAAAAGGTATATGTGGAGGGATCTAGACCCGATATCAAAGTTCCGATGCGTGAAATTGAGTTAAGTCCGACAACCGGTTCATTTGGGGAAGAAGATAATCCCCCTGTGCGCGTGTATGATACCAGCGGACCTTATACAGACCCTAATTATTCTATTGACATAACAAAAGGTCTGCCAGCCCTGCGAAGTTCTTGGATTCAAGAACGTGGCGATGTAGAGGAATACAAAGGGCGTGATATCAAGCCGCAGGATAATGGGTATAGAGATGAGAACGATCCTCGGACCACTCAAAATATGTTTCCAGGTTTAAAGCGGAAGCCACTACGGGCACAAAAAGGGAAAAATGTAACACAACTTCATTATGCAAAAAAAGGTATGATCACACCTGAGATGGAGTTTATTGCAATAAGAGAAAATATGGATCCTGAATTTGTACGGGATGAAGTGGCCAGGGGACGCGCGATTATTCCAGCAAATATCAACCATCCCGAGATTGAACCTATGATCATAGGGCGAAATTTCCATGTGAAAATCAACGCCAATATTGGTAACTCAGCTGTTACTTCTTCCATTGAGAATGAAGTTGAAAAAATGACATGGGCTACACGCTGGGGTGCTGATAATATTATGGACTTATCAACAGGAAAACATATTCACACAACTAGGGAATGGATTATTCGAAATTCACCTGTTCCTGTCGGGACTGTCCCAATCTATCAAGCTCTTGAAAAGGTAAATGGTGTTGCGGAAGATTTAACATGGGAGATCTACCGTGATACTTTAATTGAACAAGCCGAACAAGGTGTCGATTATTTCACTATTCACGCGGGTGTTCTGCTTCGCTACGTTCCATTAACAGCAAAGCGGGTAACAGGAATTGTATCCCGTGGTGGATCGATTATGGCTCAATGGTGCCTATATCATCATCAGGAAAACTTTTTATATACACATTTTGAGGAAATCTGCGAAATTATGAAAGCTTATGATATATCCTTCTCGTTGGGTGATGGGCTACGTCCTGGCTCAATTGCAGATGCGAATGATGAAGCACAGTTTGCTGAATTAGAAACGCTTGGAGAACTGACAAAGATTGCTTGGAAGCACGATGTACAAGTGATGGTTGAAGGACCCGGGCACGTACCCATGCACCTGATTAAAGAGAATATGGATAAGCAACTAGAAGTATGTCAAGAAGCTCCATTCTATACTCTTGGGCCTTTAACAACTGATATTGCTCCTGGGTATGATCATATTACTTCTGCGATTGGCGCTGCAATGATTGGTTGGTATGGAACGGCCATGCTTTGTTATGTGACGCCAAAAGAACATTTGGGGCTACCAAATAAGGAGGATGTTCGTGTAGGAGTTGTTACCTATAAAATTGCTGCCCATGCTGCTGATTTGGCCAAGGGGCATCCTGGTGCACAAAAACGAGATGATGCTTTATCAAAAGCACGGTTTGAATTCCGGTGGAGGGATCAGTTTAATTTATCACTAGACCCTGAACGGGCATTGGAGTATCATGATGAAACATTACCTGCAGAAGGGGCAAAAACTGCTCACTTTTGCTCAATGTGTGGACCTAAATTTTGTAGTATGAGAATTTCACAGGATATCCGAAATTATGCGAAGGAAAATAAGTTAGATACGAATGAAGCAATCGAGGTAGGAATGAAGGAAAAGGCTGAGCAGTTTAGGCTTTTAGGTGGCAACATCTATCAATGA
- a CDS encoding immunity protein YezG family protein: METKITEQIYQQVANTLVNIIPEEWKKIFLYAEFREGYKKVFFYYYTHSRSKPVYSLDITDLYNISEDNYEEMENELYKCFARLWEEFRKQEVEQWTNLTFILDSTGKMKVNYGYEDISELSPVEKQDKWEAENLV, translated from the coding sequence ATGGAAACTAAAATAACAGAACAGATATATCAACAAGTTGCAAATACATTAGTAAATATAATTCCGGAAGAATGGAAAAAGATCTTTTTATATGCTGAATTTAGAGAAGGTTATAAAAAGGTGTTTTTTTACTATTACACACATTCTAGGTCAAAACCTGTATATAGCCTTGACATAACGGATTTATATAATATTTCAGAAGATAATTATGAAGAAATGGAAAATGAGCTATATAAATGTTTTGCTAGATTGTGGGAAGAATTTAGGAAACAAGAAGTAGAACAATGGACTAATTTAACTTTTATTTTAGATAGCACAGGAAAAATGAAAGTTAACTATGGATATGAGGACATTTCTGAGCTGAGCCCTGTCGAGAAACAAGATAAGTGGGAAGCAGAAAACTTAGTGTAA
- a CDS encoding DNA/RNA non-specific endonuclease, whose translation MQRIQIKPDVVMNSSKLLPTSSVANIQDNLTRVRARLDHRIRSRHNIDGRLSKVIREIDDIERKMRKIKNFTQQSMERYNQVERDLANRSSRFNRLQSPNLMKRGKWWESYFSSDKKTRNRLINLLFPWLQLTFQRHFGLLYPIGPALSFNKWINPNSPREVTFSDVEKQAIVDYLKRVDNGEVSSNMEQYAGMTSSYEGYIGENNIFGQPLGGNAPQNAETISTYADFLPFFGNLKAASEVYLGYDPLTGRELEDWERGVAAAAILGGGAARLGGKVAPKVVDKVGDLGKGDLSKKVTYGDQYTKVDGKKTLKPNIEYSTKEGYHYKTDSEGRITNVEATLQLGKADRNNYAQRTVGREDRLPNDDGGHLIASIFKGSGEIDNLVPMNAALNRKEYKVLETSWKKALQAGKEVTVKVKPIYEANSSRPTEFKVSYTIDGKKYSDRLTNYLGGKLDGN comes from the coding sequence ATGCAGAGAATCCAGATAAAACCTGATGTTGTCATGAATTCTAGCAAACTATTACCGACTTCCTCTGTAGCAAATATTCAAGATAATCTCACAAGGGTCCGGGCGAGGTTGGACCATCGTATTCGAAGTAGACATAATATAGACGGTAGGCTGAGTAAAGTCATCCGAGAAATAGACGATATAGAAAGAAAAATGCGCAAGATAAAAAACTTCACACAACAATCGATGGAACGGTATAATCAAGTTGAAAGGGATTTAGCGAATCGTTCGTCTAGGTTTAACAGGCTACAATCTCCAAATTTAATGAAACGTGGCAAATGGTGGGAAAGTTATTTTTCAAGTGATAAAAAGACTAGGAATAGACTAATTAATCTTCTCTTTCCGTGGTTACAACTGACATTTCAACGGCATTTTGGTCTTCTTTATCCTATTGGGCCAGCTCTTTCCTTTAATAAATGGATTAACCCTAACAGTCCTCGAGAAGTTACCTTTTCCGATGTTGAAAAACAGGCGATTGTTGACTATTTAAAGAGAGTAGATAACGGCGAAGTATCCTCTAACATGGAACAGTACGCAGGCATGACCAGTAGTTATGAGGGATATATTGGAGAGAACAACATCTTTGGACAACCACTTGGAGGGAATGCACCTCAAAATGCAGAGACTATTTCTACCTATGCTGACTTCCTGCCCTTCTTTGGAAACCTCAAAGCAGCAAGTGAAGTCTATTTAGGATACGACCCACTGACCGGAAGAGAGTTAGAAGATTGGGAACGCGGGGTCGCAGCGGCTGCTATTCTCGGTGGCGGGGCTGCAAGGCTTGGCGGGAAAGTAGCCCCGAAGGTTGTTGATAAGGTTGGGGATTTGGGGAAGGGTGACCTTTCTAAAAAAGTGACTTATGGCGACCAATACACTAAAGTTGATGGTAAGAAAACATTGAAACCTAATATTGAGTATTCAACTAAAGAAGGTTACCATTATAAAACGGATAGTGAAGGAAGAATTACAAATGTGGAAGCGACGTTACAACTCGGGAAAGCAGACCGTAATAATTATGCACAAAGGACAGTTGGCAGAGAAGATAGATTACCAAATGATGATGGAGGACATTTAATAGCTAGTATTTTCAAGGGTTCAGGTGAAATTGATAACTTAGTACCAATGAATGCTGCGCTGAACAGGAAAGAATACAAAGTATTAGAGACTTCTTGGAAAAAAGCTTTACAAGCAGGTAAAGAAGTAACAGTTAAAGTGAAGCCAATTTACGAAGCGAATTCTTCTAGACCGACTGAGTTTAAAGTTAGCTATACAATAGATGGAAAAAAATACTCGGATAGATTAACTAATTATCTAGGAGGTAAGTTAGATGGAAACTAA
- a CDS encoding recombinase family protein, giving the protein MRMLKALKPPVEVVFQKENIRTLDEDGEVMLTVYSGLAQEESRSLAESVAWGKRRLAERGQFKTKYARYGYDYDEDENLVINPEQAEVIRRIYRELLAGKTTSGTGGQESRLHRNWKLLIVA; this is encoded by the coding sequence GTGCGTATGCTAAAAGCACTGAAGCCGCCAGTCGAGGTAGTGTTTCAAAAAGAGAACATCCGAACCTTAGATGAAGACGGAGAAGTGATGCTGACGGTTTATAGTGGACTGGCCCAGGAAGAAAGTAGAAGCCTTGCAGAATCAGTAGCTTGGGGAAAGCGCAGGTTAGCAGAGCGAGGGCAGTTTAAAACAAAGTATGCAAGGTACGGATATGATTATGATGAAGATGAGAACCTGGTAATCAATCCAGAACAGGCTGAGGTGATTCGCCGCATTTATCGTGAGCTTTTAGCAGGGAAAACGACAAGTGGGACGGGGGGACAGGAAAGTCGTCTACACAGAAATTGGAAATTATTAATTGTAGCTTGA
- the istA gene encoding IS21 family transposase, whose amino-acid sequence MDKWEMYMEIQQLLKQGFSKTKIAEKLGVSRTTVHRRLKKSPSEMSDWIESLETRKKLLDPHKELILSWLRQHPDMSAAQVLDWLQEKYGDFEIGESTVRSYVKGLREEYKIEKVTLPRSYEAIPDPSMGEQLQVDFGHTKQDTIDNKEVKLSFIAFVMSHSRYKYTEWLDRPFTTQDVIKAHENAFNWFGGMTNEIVYDQDSLMVVSENGGDLILTKEFQYYRESRGINLRVCRKADPESKGRIENVVGFVKKNFAKHRVFHHIDSWNEQNWQWLNRTGNYKIHNTIKKRPAEVFLLEKQHLKPVSTEINISNNYDTSISRHVHKDNTIRYQSNRYSLPLGTFNKREKVCVKETEDKQLIVYIPETGEIIAKHSIPDGKGLLIKDRKHSRDRNKGVDAFIETVALKFEDKELAYQYINKVREKYPRYIKDQLQIILRDTKETSSGLLAKALEECVKRRLYSATDFSDIVAYLKRQRPLHDTTEDKEIKPVNHSGWVLETEAYKRKLDTYTELLEGDY is encoded by the coding sequence GTGGATAAGTGGGAAATGTACATGGAAATACAACAGTTATTAAAGCAAGGGTTTAGTAAAACAAAAATTGCAGAAAAGTTAGGAGTATCCAGAACAACTGTGCATAGACGTTTGAAGAAATCTCCTTCGGAAATGTCAGATTGGATTGAGTCATTAGAAACTAGAAAAAAGTTATTGGATCCTCACAAAGAACTTATTTTATCATGGCTTAGACAACATCCTGATATGTCAGCTGCTCAAGTGCTAGACTGGTTACAAGAAAAGTATGGTGACTTTGAAATTGGAGAAAGTACAGTAAGGTCATATGTGAAAGGTTTAAGAGAAGAGTATAAGATTGAGAAAGTTACCTTACCTAGATCGTATGAAGCTATTCCAGATCCATCAATGGGAGAACAACTCCAAGTAGATTTTGGACACACTAAGCAAGATACAATCGATAATAAAGAAGTTAAGCTTAGTTTTATTGCTTTTGTCATGTCCCATTCTAGATATAAATACACAGAATGGTTGGATAGACCATTTACTACACAGGATGTAATCAAAGCTCATGAAAATGCATTTAACTGGTTTGGGGGTATGACAAATGAGATTGTATACGACCAAGACAGTTTGATGGTTGTAAGTGAAAACGGTGGAGATTTAATCTTAACAAAAGAGTTCCAATATTATCGGGAGTCTAGAGGAATCAATTTGAGGGTATGTCGTAAGGCAGACCCAGAAAGCAAAGGTAGAATTGAGAATGTAGTTGGATTTGTGAAGAAAAACTTTGCGAAACATAGAGTTTTTCATCATATTGATTCTTGGAATGAGCAGAACTGGCAGTGGTTAAATAGAACTGGAAACTACAAAATTCATAATACGATAAAAAAAAGACCAGCAGAAGTGTTTCTCCTCGAAAAGCAACACTTAAAGCCGGTCTCCACTGAAATAAATATTTCAAATAACTATGATACAAGTATATCAAGACATGTCCATAAGGACAACACCATTCGCTATCAATCTAATAGGTATTCTCTTCCTCTTGGTACATTTAACAAACGAGAAAAGGTTTGTGTGAAAGAAACAGAGGATAAGCAATTAATTGTTTATATACCGGAAACTGGTGAAATAATAGCTAAACATTCTATACCTGATGGGAAAGGTCTTCTAATTAAAGATCGAAAACATAGTAGAGATCGGAACAAAGGTGTAGATGCTTTTATAGAAACAGTAGCTCTTAAATTTGAAGATAAAGAATTAGCTTATCAATATATTAACAAGGTTAGAGAAAAATATCCTAGATATATTAAAGATCAATTACAAATAATATTACGGGATACAAAAGAGACAAGCTCTGGTTTACTAGCAAAAGCATTAGAGGAATGTGTAAAAAGAAGGTTGTATAGCGCAACAGATTTCAGCGATATCGTTGCCTACCTTAAACGTCAACGACCGTTACATGATACAACAGAGGATAAAGAAATAAAACCTGTAAACCATTCTGGTTGGGTATTAGAAACAGAAGCATATAAAAGAAAATTGGACACTTACACTGAATTATTGGAGGGTGATTACTAA
- a CDS encoding IS3 family transposase: MSKKVKSFSDGSGRLSRKAQAALSFELKETFKLKDVLVVVGIPESTYHYHIKAMEKENPKQELEDLILSIFNEHGGNFGYRRVRLELRNKGYKVNHKAVQRIMNKLGIKCIKFSRKTRKYNSYKGNVGKIAKNRLNRRFKTSVCHQKLATDITEFKCTNGVKLYLSPIMDLFNGEILSYEIGASPTLDLTLKPLLKAINIVKDSKYRTTIHSDQGCQYQHKKWVKTLKENKIFQSMSRKGNCLDNSPMENFFGILKQEMYHGEPLCSFEVLKEKIDIYIDYYNNKRIKQKLDGMSPVQFRIHTSQLAA, translated from the coding sequence ATATCTAAAAAAGTTAAGAGCTTTTCAGATGGATCCGGAAGGCTATCTCGAAAAGCACAAGCAGCGTTATCATTCGAACTCAAAGAAACCTTCAAATTAAAAGATGTTTTAGTAGTAGTGGGTATTCCAGAATCCACTTACCATTATCATATAAAAGCAATGGAAAAGGAAAATCCAAAGCAGGAACTAGAGGATTTGATTTTGTCCATATTCAATGAGCATGGGGGTAATTTTGGGTACCGTCGTGTTCGATTAGAGTTACGTAACAAAGGATATAAGGTTAATCATAAGGCTGTACAGCGTATCATGAACAAGTTAGGGATTAAGTGTATAAAATTTAGTAGAAAAACTAGAAAGTATAACTCCTACAAAGGCAATGTAGGAAAGATAGCTAAAAATCGTTTAAATCGACGATTTAAAACAAGTGTATGCCATCAAAAATTGGCTACTGATATTACGGAATTTAAATGTACGAATGGTGTTAAACTTTATCTTAGCCCTATCATGGACTTATTTAATGGGGAAATTCTCTCCTACGAGATAGGAGCTAGTCCAACATTAGACCTTACGTTGAAGCCTCTTTTGAAGGCAATAAACATAGTAAAAGATTCAAAGTATCGAACTACTATTCACTCTGATCAAGGATGTCAATATCAACACAAAAAGTGGGTTAAAACACTAAAAGAAAATAAGATATTTCAAAGTATGTCTCGAAAAGGGAATTGTTTGGATAATTCTCCAATGGAGAACTTCTTTGGCATACTAAAACAAGAAATGTATCACGGAGAGCCGTTGTGTTCGTTTGAAGTATTAAAAGAGAAGATTGATATATATATAGATTACTATAACAATAAACGCATTAAGCAAAAATTGGATGGCATGAGTCCGGTTCAATTCCGCATCCATACCAGCCAATTAGCTGCATAA
- a CDS encoding acyltransferase, with amino-acid sequence MNYVLKYQLLRFRCALILSAEKRSRWLKKHKYFYSMGENVHFQPRILPADPKFIKLHNNISIASNVSFITHDIIHKVFNNHDSNAEYKSHLGCIEIMDNVFIGTGVIINANCRIGPNAIVAAGSIVTKDVPPGKIVGGIPARVIGNYEDLKERRKKESSEITDIDRLKRVDSEWVKFYEQRKKDDQ; translated from the coding sequence ATGAATTATGTATTAAAGTACCAATTGTTAAGGTTTAGGTGTGCCCTGATATTATCAGCAGAAAAAAGGTCTAGATGGCTTAAAAAGCACAAATATTTTTATAGTATGGGAGAGAATGTACATTTTCAACCAAGGATATTACCTGCTGATCCCAAGTTTATTAAACTTCACAACAACATCTCAATTGCTTCAAATGTTTCATTTATAACTCATGATATTATCCATAAAGTTTTCAATAACCATGATAGTAATGCTGAGTATAAGTCACACTTAGGTTGTATTGAAATAATGGACAATGTTTTTATTGGAACCGGTGTAATAATTAACGCTAATTGTCGGATTGGTCCTAATGCAATTGTTGCTGCCGGAAGTATTGTGACAAAAGATGTCCCTCCCGGTAAAATTGTAGGGGGAATTCCTGCCAGGGTTATTGGAAACTACGAAGATTTAAAAGAACGTAGAAAAAAAGAAAGCTCTGAAATTACGGATATAGACAGATTAAAGAGAGTAGATTCGGAATGGGTTAAATTTTATGAGCAAAGAAAAAAAGATGATCAATAG
- the murJ gene encoding murein biosynthesis integral membrane protein MurJ, producing MKKVVILLMIITIASKFLGFARDITLAYFYGASNISDAYLIALTIPTVIFAIIATGISTGYIPMYSKLESDYGVEKANLYTSKLTNIILLLCLIIVGFSLIFTEQIVKVFASGFEGETLTLAIKFTQISIFGIFFTGVIGIYKGFLQIKGKQAIPAMIGFPMNFIIILSIFLSTKVDIILLAYGIVVATAAQLFLLIPFVNRTGYKYSLTFDLKDENIRKMSYLALPIIIGTSIEQINKVIDRTLASQISIGGISALNYADNLKGMVSAIFVTSIVVVLYPLISKMAAKNNIDGLKKSISEAIVGVNLLVVPATIGFIIFAEPLVSLLFGRGEFDSNAIYMTSSALSFYAIGLIGFALREVISKVFYSLQDTKTPMINATIAIILNIVLNIILSRYMGVSGLALATSISVIFCTILLFISLRNKIGSFGLKNITLSFGKIFLSSILMGVAARNLYVFLLSFNISNFTSLFLSIVVAIIVYFLVISFMNISEVNTIIRAIKEKKIRKRI from the coding sequence ATGAAAAAAGTAGTAATTCTTTTAATGATCATTACTATCGCCTCTAAATTCTTAGGTTTTGCGAGAGATATAACTTTAGCTTATTTCTATGGAGCTTCGAATATCAGTGATGCTTATTTAATAGCCTTAACTATTCCAACAGTGATATTTGCTATTATTGCGACAGGGATATCTACGGGTTACATCCCTATGTATAGTAAATTAGAAAGCGATTATGGAGTTGAAAAAGCTAATTTATATACTAGTAAGCTAACAAATATAATATTACTATTATGTTTAATAATTGTAGGTTTTAGTTTAATATTTACCGAGCAGATTGTAAAAGTGTTTGCCTCCGGATTTGAAGGGGAGACGCTAACATTGGCAATTAAGTTTACTCAAATATCTATATTTGGAATCTTCTTTACTGGTGTCATTGGTATATATAAGGGGTTTCTACAAATAAAAGGGAAACAAGCAATTCCAGCAATGATAGGTTTTCCTATGAATTTTATTATTATACTTTCAATATTTCTCAGTACAAAAGTCGATATTATATTATTAGCCTATGGAATAGTTGTAGCTACTGCAGCACAATTATTTTTACTAATACCATTTGTAAATAGAACTGGGTATAAATATAGTCTTACTTTTGACTTGAAGGATGAAAACATAAGGAAAATGTCCTATCTTGCACTCCCGATAATAATAGGGACTTCAATAGAACAGATAAACAAAGTTATTGATAGAACCCTTGCATCACAAATTTCAATTGGGGGAATTTCTGCACTTAACTATGCAGATAACTTAAAGGGAATGGTATCAGCTATATTTGTTACAAGTATTGTAGTAGTATTATATCCTCTTATATCTAAAATGGCAGCAAAAAATAACATCGATGGGTTAAAGAAATCGATATCTGAAGCTATAGTTGGAGTGAATTTATTGGTAGTGCCAGCTACGATTGGTTTTATAATTTTTGCAGAGCCATTGGTTAGTTTACTATTTGGTAGAGGAGAATTTGATAGTAATGCGATATATATGACCTCGTCTGCATTGTCATTTTATGCAATTGGTCTAATAGGATTTGCCTTAAGGGAAGTAATATCCAAAGTTTTTTACTCTTTGCAAGATACTAAAACACCTATGATTAATGCAACTATAGCAATAATTTTAAATATTGTTTTAAATATAATTTTGTCTAGGTATATGGGAGTTTCAGGGCTTGCCTTAGCTACAAGTATTTCTGTTATTTTTTGTACTATATTATTATTTATTAGTCTTCGGAATAAAATTGGTTCATTTGGTTTGAAAAATATTACATTATCTTTCGGTAAAATTTTCTTATCTTCTATTTTGATGGGTGTAGCTGCTAGGAATTTATATGTTTTTTTATTATCATTTAACATTAGTAATTTTACGTCATTATTTTTGTCGATAGTTGTAGCAATAATTGTTTATTTTTTAGTAATATCTTTTATGAATATCAGTGAAGTAAATACAATTATTCGGGCCATTAAAGAGAAGAAGATAAGGAAAAGAATATAA